The following DNA comes from Holophagaceae bacterium.
GCTGACGCTGTACGCCCTGGTGGCGGCCTGCAACCAGACCTCCAACCGGCATCCACTGGTGGCCTATGACGAGGCCACGGTCTCGGACGGCCTGGAGTCGTTGCGCCAACGCCGCTTGGTCTGGCTGTTGAACGCCAGCGGCAGCCGCACGGTGAAGTACGAACAGCGGCTTTCGGAATCGCTGCACCTGGCGATCCAGGAAACCGCCCTCCTGTGTGTGCTGATGCTACGCGGAGCCCAGACCCTCGGAGAACTCCGGGGGCGTTCGGAGCGCATCTATCCTTTCGCCGACCTGGTGGAGGCGGAGGCGGCCATGCAGGCCTTGCTCCAGGCGGAGCCGGAACCCCTGGCCATGAAGCTTCCCAAGCTGCCCGGCACGAAGGAACCCCGGTACGCCCACCTGCTCGCGGGCCCCGTTGAATGCGAGACCTTGGCCGTGGTCCAAGAGGAAGTCAAAGCCAGAAACCTGCCGCCCCTTGCACACCTGGAATCCGAAGTGCAGAGCCTCCGCCTTGAACTCGCAGAATTGAGAGCCGCTTTTGAGTCTTTTAAAGCGCAGTTTTAAGCGCGGCAGACGCAGTTGAGGGAGCGGGAGCCAAGACTCACTTCTTTTTCGAGCCTGCCTTGGCCGGCGCTTTTTTCGCGGGAGCTTCGGTCAACTCCTGGGCGTCAGTGATGAGCACTGGCGTGACCGGCACATCGTTCATCTGGACATTGTGGGTTGGAACCGCCTTGATCTTGTCGACGGTGTCCATGCCCTCGACGACGTTGCCGAAAACACAATAGCCCCAGCTTTCAGCCCGGGGATCGAGGCTCTGGGAATTGTCTTTCACGTTGATGAAGAACTGGCTGGAGGCGCTATGGGGCTCGTTGGTGCGCGCCATGGCGATGGTGCCGCGGGTGTTGCGGAGCCCGGCTGCCATGGCGGCCTTGGCTTCGTTCATGATCGGCTGGTCCCCGGCCTTCTTTTTCAAATCCGCGGTGAACCCGCCGCCCTGGATCATGAAGGTGGAAATGACCCTATGGAAGGTCGTGCCTTTGTAATAGCCCTTGCGGACATAGCTCAGGAAGTTGGCGACGGTCTTGGGGGCGGCTTTGGATTCCAATTCCAGCGTGAAGGAGCCGAGATTCGTCGTGAACTTGACGCGCGGCTTCTCAGGCTGGCCGGTGGCGAGAAGGGGCAGGGCGAAGAGGAGGGCGAGCAATGTGGCGCGCATGGGCATTCCTTTCTGAAAAGAGTGATGATGGCAGCGGCGTGGCCCCTGTGGGATTCGAACCCACGCCTTAGCGCTTATGAGGCGCCCGCTCTGACCGCTGAGCTAAAGGGCCACCCCCATTCAAACACGGGTTGGATTCGTTTCGCACTGCGGGATGGCCGGGGAATGGCTGGTAACATGGCTCGATTCCCTATGGAGCCTTTGCCTTGGAACAAGAGACCAGATCCTTTGCCGGGCCCGGAACCGGACCGACTTCCGATGGTGAGCAGGGGAAGGGAGTCCTTCGCGCCGCCCTTGGCGCGCTGCAATGGCTGAATGGCCACTGGAACGCGGCCACCGTGACCGACTGGGTGGATTCGGTTTCTGACCAGAAGGGGCGGATCGTGCTTTCCGGCATGGGCAAATCCGGATTGGTGGCCCAGAAGATCTCTTCCACTTTGGTTTCCACGGGTTCCCCCAGCCTGTTCATGCATCCCGCGGAGGCTTTGCATGGCGACCTGGGCATGGTGGTCCCCGGGGATTCTGTGCTGCTGCTCTCCAACAGTGGGGAAAGCGAGGAAATACTTCGAATTTTGCCTAGTTTTTCCCGGCTCGGGATTCCGGTGGCAGCCATCACATCCAATAAAGACAGCTCACTGGGCCTTGCAGCACGCTGGTGCTTTTCTTATCAACTAACTGATGGTGAAGGATGTCCGATTGATTTGGCCCCCATGGCGAGCACCACCATGCAGCTGGTTTGGGGGGACATTCTCGCCGCTTGTCTGATGAACCGGAAAGGATTCACC
Coding sequences within:
- a CDS encoding YceH family protein; the encoded protein is MTDSPLNEVECRILGCLMEKQHTTPDYYPLTLYALVAACNQTSNRHPLVAYDEATVSDGLESLRQRRLVWLLNASGSRTVKYEQRLSESLHLAIQETALLCVLMLRGAQTLGELRGRSERIYPFADLVEAEAAMQALLQAEPEPLAMKLPKLPGTKEPRYAHLLAGPVECETLAVVQEEVKARNLPPLAHLESEVQSLRLELAELRAAFESFKAQF
- a CDS encoding peptidyl-prolyl cis-trans isomerase: MRATLLALLFALPLLATGQPEKPRVKFTTNLGSFTLELESKAAPKTVANFLSYVRKGYYKGTTFHRVISTFMIQGGGFTADLKKKAGDQPIMNEAKAAMAAGLRNTRGTIAMARTNEPHSASSQFFINVKDNSQSLDPRAESWGYCVFGNVVEGMDTVDKIKAVPTHNVQMNDVPVTPVLITDAQELTEAPAKKAPAKAGSKKK
- a CDS encoding KpsF/GutQ family sugar-phosphate isomerase; translation: MEQETRSFAGPGTGPTSDGEQGKGVLRAALGALQWLNGHWNAATVTDWVDSVSDQKGRIVLSGMGKSGLVAQKISSTLVSTGSPSLFMHPAEALHGDLGMVVPGDSVLLLSNSGESEEILRILPSFSRLGIPVAAITSNKDSSLGLAARWCFSYQLTDGEGCPIDLAPMASTTMQLVWGDILAACLMNRKGFTAERFAELHPGGSLGAKLLKIKDLMHAEFPAVKPDATLIETLNMISNGKLGMAVVQNGPDLLGVISDGDIRRALERAQSQGINPLQLKAADILSGHAPFTITAERMAIEAAGEMESHKITFLVVMESDKPCGVIHIHDLLKAKVI